A genome region from Pseudomonas anguilliseptica includes the following:
- a CDS encoding SulP family inorganic anion transporter produces the protein MFSRWTLLTTLRRYDRDQAGRDLLAAYLVCLLLVPQALAYAQLAGLPAVAGLYASILPLVVYALIGASPGVALSFGPVAVLSLMTAAALAPVAAAGTAAYLAAATTLTLLVGVLLLLMGLLRMGFVANFLSHPVISGFVSGSALLIAVSQFKHLLGISADGLTLLQVLPALYAQLPALHLPTLLLGLGSLALLLVLRNLGMFGMPEVLALRIRQLSALLLMLLVMALGAALQLEVYGVRVVGTVAAGLPPLELPGLELGLLRELLPAAVLIALVGFVESVSIAQSQAMRKRQSINPDQELLGQGAANIAAACSGGMPVAASFSRSALALQSNVATPLVGIFAAGLMLAAVLGLAPLLQHLPQAVLAASIIVAVVGLIDVSGLRRTWRYSPQEGMAQLATLVGVLLYGVEAGILLGVSLSLLLFLWRTSRPHMAVVGQLPGSEHFRNVERYQVVESPSVLSLRVDESLYFPNARFLEERIGALIAKRSNVRHLVLMCSGVNQIDASALDTLEAIGERLHSAGVQLHLAEVKGPVMDRLQRSDFLQRFGGQVFVSQYQALRTLDEESTARAMRAQ, from the coding sequence TACGACCGTGATCAGGCTGGCCGCGATCTGCTCGCCGCCTACCTGGTCTGTCTGCTGCTGGTGCCACAGGCGTTGGCCTATGCGCAGCTGGCCGGGTTGCCGGCGGTGGCGGGGTTGTACGCGAGCATTCTGCCGCTGGTGGTGTATGCCTTGATCGGCGCCAGTCCGGGCGTGGCACTGTCGTTCGGCCCGGTGGCGGTGCTCTCGCTGATGACTGCCGCGGCCTTGGCCCCGGTGGCGGCCGCCGGTACTGCGGCGTATCTGGCCGCGGCCACCACCTTGACCCTGCTGGTCGGCGTGTTACTGCTGCTGATGGGGCTGCTGCGGATGGGCTTTGTCGCCAACTTTCTCAGCCATCCGGTGATTTCCGGCTTTGTCAGCGGCTCGGCGCTGCTGATTGCGGTTAGCCAGTTCAAACATTTACTCGGCATCTCCGCAGACGGGCTGACCCTGCTGCAGGTGTTGCCCGCGCTGTATGCGCAGCTGCCGGCGCTGCACCTGCCGACGCTGCTGTTGGGGCTGGGCAGTCTGGCGCTGCTGCTGGTGCTGCGTAACCTGGGCATGTTCGGTATGCCTGAGGTGCTGGCGCTGCGTATCAGGCAGTTGAGTGCGTTGCTGTTGATGCTGTTGGTGATGGCCCTGGGCGCGGCGCTGCAGCTGGAAGTTTATGGCGTGCGGGTGGTTGGCACGGTGGCCGCGGGTCTACCGCCACTAGAGCTGCCGGGCCTGGAGCTGGGCTTGCTGCGCGAGTTGCTGCCGGCGGCCGTGTTGATTGCCCTGGTGGGGTTTGTCGAGTCGGTATCCATCGCTCAGAGTCAGGCGATGCGCAAGCGTCAGTCGATCAACCCTGATCAGGAATTGCTCGGCCAGGGTGCAGCCAATATCGCTGCCGCCTGCAGTGGTGGTATGCCGGTCGCCGCAAGTTTTTCGCGCTCGGCGCTGGCGTTGCAAAGCAATGTGGCCACGCCGTTGGTCGGCATATTTGCTGCCGGCCTGATGCTCGCGGCGGTTCTGGGGCTGGCGCCGTTGCTGCAGCACCTGCCACAAGCAGTGTTGGCCGCGAGCATTATTGTCGCGGTAGTGGGGCTGATTGATGTATCCGGCCTGCGCCGCACCTGGCGCTACTCGCCGCAGGAAGGCATGGCGCAGCTGGCAACGCTGGTCGGCGTGCTGTTGTACGGTGTTGAGGCTGGCATTCTGCTCGGTGTAAGTCTGTCGCTACTGTTGTTTCTCTGGCGTACCAGCCGGCCGCATATGGCGGTGGTCGGCCAGCTGCCCGGCAGCGAGCACTTTCGCAATGTCGAGCGCTATCAGGTTGTGGAAAGCCCCAGCGTGCTGTCGCTGCGGGTCGATGAAAGCCTGTACTTCCCCAATGCGCGGTTTCTGGAAGAGCGTATCGGCGCGCTGATCGCCAAACGTTCAAACGTGCGCCATCTGGTGCTGATGTGTTCCGGGGTCAATCAGATTGATGCCAGCGCCCTGGATACTCTGGAGGCGATCGGCGAGCGCCTGCACAGCGCTGGCGTGCAGCTGCATCTGGCAGAAGTGAAGGGGCCGGTGATGGATCGGCTGCAGCGTTCGGATTTTCTGCAGCGCTTTGGTGGGCAGGTATTTGTCAGCCAGTACCAGGCTTTGCGCACGCTGGATGAAGAAAGTACGGCGCGGGCCATGCGAGCGCAGTGA
- a CDS encoding PAS domain-containing protein, with amino-acid sequence MRGQHHRMFCSKEQVASPAYAQFWRRLADGESFSDRYMRIAKGGREVWLEASYMPVRDPQGVVIKVIKLAADITERMHAEHQHDSYLKAINRSTAVIEFNLAGEVQDANENFLSTMGYRLEEVRGVHHRQFCTHEDAASDDYRRFWQRLNQGEFISDRFKRVTKSGRVVWLRATYNPLYDAAGRLYGVVKFASDITNQVEHREAESAAAQLAFDIARETDESAIKGAETVEET; translated from the coding sequence ATCCGCGGCCAGCATCACCGCATGTTCTGCAGCAAGGAGCAGGTGGCGAGCCCGGCTTATGCGCAGTTCTGGCGGCGTCTGGCCGATGGCGAGAGCTTCAGTGACCGCTATATGCGTATTGCCAAGGGCGGCCGTGAGGTCTGGCTGGAAGCCAGCTATATGCCGGTGCGCGACCCCCAGGGAGTGGTCATCAAGGTCATCAAACTGGCTGCCGACATCACCGAGCGCATGCATGCCGAGCATCAGCATGATAGTTACCTGAAGGCGATCAACCGTTCGACGGCGGTGATCGAGTTCAATCTGGCCGGTGAGGTGCAGGATGCCAATGAGAACTTCCTCAGCACCATGGGCTATCGCCTGGAGGAAGTGCGTGGCGTGCATCACCGTCAGTTCTGCACCCATGAGGATGCGGCGAGTGATGACTATCGGCGCTTCTGGCAGCGCCTGAACCAGGGCGAGTTTATTTCCGATCGCTTCAAACGCGTGACCAAAAGTGGTCGTGTGGTGTGGCTGCGCGCCACTTATAACCCCCTATATGACGCGGCTGGTCGGTTATATGGGGTGGTCAAGTTCGCCAGTGACATCACCAACCAGGTGGAGCATCGCGAGGCCGAATCCGCCGCTGCCCAGCTGGCTTTTGATATCGCCCGGGAAACCGATGAAAGCGCGATAAAGGGCGCCGAAACGGTCGAAGAAACGTAA
- the tnpB gene encoding IS66 family insertion sequence element accessory protein TnpB (TnpB, as the term is used for proteins encoded by IS66 family insertion elements, is considered an accessory protein, since TnpC, encoded by a neighboring gene, is a DDE family transposase.), whose amino-acid sequence MLSSNFFLEPAVMMRPDAKVEKVYLYPKPVDFRKSIDGLAALVELDIKVAVFDPVLFVFLNRARSRVKILYWERNGFCLWLKRLEAERFKSHPEPGEDAIVLTAQELNWLLDGIDLWRNRPHQVLTPRFVT is encoded by the coding sequence ATGCTGAGCTCCAATTTCTTTCTGGAGCCAGCCGTCATGATGCGCCCCGACGCCAAAGTCGAAAAAGTCTATCTATACCCCAAGCCGGTGGATTTCCGAAAATCCATCGATGGCCTGGCCGCCCTGGTCGAGCTGGATATCAAGGTGGCGGTGTTCGACCCGGTGCTGTTCGTCTTCCTCAACCGCGCGCGCAGCCGGGTGAAGATTTTGTATTGGGAGCGCAACGGCTTTTGCCTGTGGCTCAAGCGATTGGAGGCTGAACGCTTCAAGTCGCATCCGGAACCTGGCGAAGATGCGATCGTGCTGACGGCCCAGGAGTTGAACTGGTTGTTGGACGGTATCGACCTGTGGCGCAACCGGCCGCACCAGGTTTTGACCCCTAGGTTCGTCACCTGA
- the tnpC gene encoding IS66 family transposase, whose translation MISVPETLPDDPAALKQLLAEVLSSAQELAKDKDGQIERLREQNALLIQRLFGRKSEQSSDPDSPQLEMFNEAESLAEAAAEAPAAEVEEEVVAPTKRRGKRKPLPAELPRVEVIHELPEHELTCECGCRKQAIGEETSEQLEIIPMQVQVIRHIRKTYACKACESAPVTADKPAQLIEKRLASPSVLAMLLTSKYADGIPLYRFEKMLSRHGIDIPRQTLARWVIQCGELLQPLLNLMRDRLLDSPVIHCDETRVQVLKEPGRDPSSHSWMWVQTGGPPGKPVILFDYTTSRAQEVPLRLLDGYRGYLMTDDYAGYNAVAAQQGVERLACWAHARRKFVEAQKVQPKGKTGRADIALGMINKLYGIERELKDASDEQRYRGRQQHSLPLLDQLKTWLEKTQPQVTAQNALGKAVNYLASNWSRLERYIEAGHLPIDNNAAERAIRPFVIGRKNWLFSDTPKGATASAQLYSLVETAKTNGQEPYAWLRHVLERLPLANSVEAYEALLPWNCQPTTPL comes from the coding sequence ATGATTTCTGTGCCCGAAACCCTTCCTGATGACCCCGCCGCGCTCAAGCAATTGCTCGCTGAGGTGTTGTCGTCGGCGCAGGAATTGGCCAAGGACAAGGATGGGCAGATCGAGCGCCTGCGCGAACAAAACGCGCTGTTGATCCAGCGCCTGTTCGGCCGTAAATCCGAGCAGAGCAGCGACCCGGATTCACCGCAGCTAGAGATGTTCAACGAAGCGGAAAGCCTGGCCGAAGCGGCGGCTGAAGCTCCGGCCGCTGAGGTCGAGGAAGAAGTCGTTGCGCCGACCAAGCGCCGCGGCAAGCGCAAGCCGTTACCGGCCGAACTACCGCGTGTCGAGGTCATCCACGAACTGCCCGAACACGAACTGACCTGCGAATGCGGTTGCCGCAAGCAGGCCATCGGCGAAGAAACCAGCGAGCAGCTGGAAATCATCCCGATGCAGGTTCAGGTGATCCGCCACATTCGCAAGACCTATGCCTGCAAGGCCTGCGAAAGCGCGCCGGTCACCGCTGACAAACCGGCCCAACTGATCGAGAAAAGGCTGGCCAGCCCGAGCGTGCTGGCGATGCTGCTGACCAGCAAATACGCCGACGGCATCCCACTGTATCGCTTCGAAAAGATGCTCAGTCGCCATGGCATCGACATCCCCCGGCAGACCCTGGCGCGCTGGGTGATCCAGTGCGGCGAACTGCTACAACCGTTGCTCAACCTGATGCGCGACAGGCTGCTGGACAGTCCGGTGATCCACTGCGATGAAACCCGCGTGCAGGTGCTCAAGGAGCCTGGGCGCGATCCGAGCAGCCACTCCTGGATGTGGGTGCAGACCGGTGGCCCGCCTGGCAAACCGGTGATCCTCTTCGACTACACAACCAGCCGCGCGCAGGAGGTGCCGCTGCGCCTGCTCGACGGTTATCGCGGCTACCTGATGACCGACGATTACGCCGGCTACAACGCCGTGGCCGCACAACAAGGTGTTGAGCGCCTGGCCTGCTGGGCGCATGCGCGGCGCAAGTTCGTCGAAGCGCAAAAGGTGCAACCGAAGGGCAAAACCGGGCGTGCCGACATCGCGTTGGGGATGATCAACAAGCTCTACGGCATCGAGCGCGAACTTAAGGATGCCAGCGATGAACAGCGCTACCGGGGCCGCCAGCAGCACAGCCTACCGCTCCTCGATCAGCTCAAGACCTGGCTGGAGAAAACCCAGCCGCAGGTCACGGCGCAGAATGCCCTGGGCAAAGCAGTGAACTACCTGGCGAGCAACTGGAGCCGACTCGAACGCTACATCGAGGCTGGCCACCTGCCGATCGATAACAACGCTGCCGAGCGCGCGATCCGGCCCTTCGTCATAGGTCGCAAGAACTGGCTGTTCAGCGACACGCCGAAAGGCGCGACCGCCAGCGCCCAACTCTACAGCCTGGTGGAAACCGCCAAGACCAATGGCCAGGAGCCCTACGCCTGGCTGCGCCATGTCCTCGAACGCCTGCCGCTGGCCAACAGCGTTGAAGCCTACGAAGCGCTGCTGCCTTGGAACTGCCAACCAACGACGCCACTGTAA
- the aguA gene encoding agmatine deiminase: MTTLTTTPRADGFRMPAEWESHSQTWMVWPERPDNWRLGGKPAQAAFTAVAKAIAEFEPVTVCVPAGQYENASERLAHANIRVVEITTDDAWVRDTGPTFVTNNSGEVRGVDWAFNAWGGLNGGLYANWVRDDQVARKILQIEGCARYRTDELILEGGSIHVDGEGTLITTEECLLNPNRNPHLNREQIEQYLADHLAIDSVIWLPDGLFNDETDGHVDNFCCYVRPGEVLLAWTDDAADPNYPRSQAAMRVLESARDAKGRQLIVHKMPIPGPLYASDEECAGVDLVAGTQERDPSIRLAGSYVNFLIVNGGIIAPKFDDPKDAEAEAILRRLFPAHRVVMVPGREILLGGGNIHCITQQQPAAQKR; this comes from the coding sequence ATGACAACCCTGACGACTACCCCACGCGCCGACGGCTTCCGCATGCCTGCCGAATGGGAAAGCCACAGCCAGACCTGGATGGTCTGGCCCGAGCGCCCGGACAATTGGCGCCTGGGCGGCAAGCCTGCGCAAGCCGCGTTCACTGCAGTAGCCAAGGCGATTGCCGAGTTTGAACCGGTGACCGTGTGCGTGCCCGCCGGCCAGTATGAAAACGCCAGTGAGCGCCTGGCCCACGCCAATATCCGCGTGGTGGAGATCACCACCGACGATGCCTGGGTGCGCGACACCGGGCCGACCTTCGTCACCAATAACAGCGGCGAAGTACGCGGCGTGGACTGGGCGTTCAACGCCTGGGGCGGTCTGAATGGCGGGCTGTACGCCAACTGGGTGCGTGATGATCAGGTGGCGCGCAAGATCCTGCAGATTGAAGGTTGCGCGCGTTATCGCACCGATGAGCTGATCCTCGAAGGCGGCTCGATCCATGTCGACGGTGAAGGCACCCTGATCACTACCGAGGAATGCCTGCTCAACCCCAACCGCAACCCACACCTGAACCGCGAGCAGATCGAGCAGTACCTGGCTGATCACCTGGCAATCGACAGCGTGATCTGGCTGCCGGACGGCCTGTTCAACGACGAGACCGACGGCCACGTCGACAACTTCTGCTGCTACGTGCGCCCCGGTGAAGTGCTGCTGGCCTGGACCGACGATGCCGCAGACCCCAACTACCCGCGCAGTCAGGCGGCCATGCGCGTGCTGGAAAGCGCTCGGGATGCCAAGGGCCGGCAACTGATCGTGCACAAGATGCCGATACCCGGCCCGCTGTATGCCAGCGATGAAGAGTGTGCGGGGGTGGATCTGGTGGCCGGCACCCAGGAGCGCGATCCGTCGATCCGCCTGGCTGGCTCCTACGTCAACTTCTTGATCGTCAACGGCGGCATCATTGCGCCCAAGTTCGACGATCCCAAGGATGCCGAGGCTGAAGCCATCCTGCGTCGCCTGTTCCCCGCACACCGCGTGGTGATGGTGCCGGGCCGGGAAATTCTGCTGGGCGGCGGCAATATCCACTGCATCACCCAGCAGCAGCCTGCAGCGCAGAAACGCTAA